One Vigna unguiculata cultivar IT97K-499-35 chromosome 7, ASM411807v1, whole genome shotgun sequence genomic region harbors:
- the LOC114190249 gene encoding small acidic protein 1 yields MMRAMELFGEMDEQVSSMAMDVDDVDPLETFAEGVITADLKLADVNFFNNFQDDFDDADIN; encoded by the coding sequence ATGATGAGAGCAATGGAACTATTCGGGGAGATGGATGAGCAGGTATCGTCGATGGCGATGGACGTCGACGACGTCGACCCTCTCGAGACCTTCGCCGAGGGTGTCATCACCGCCGACCTCAAACTTGCGGATGTGAATTTCTTCAACAACTTCCAAGACGATTTCGATGATGCTGATATCAACTAA
- the LOC114192718 gene encoding cation/H(+) antiporter 15-like: protein MTSEGNVTQNYIPELACYNTTFDLNNKIWRSDNVISERVPLLSIQIAYNVLASSFFHHILKQFHLPLTVAQMLGGVLLSSSFLGRIPGVFQMIYRPEGIMTVETFANVGIMYYVFLTGLEMNSDTILRSSKQAVIIAVASILIPTLVGAGFLTLQHDLAGGSSLPLTVKGYMFWCAILSVTSFPVLARLLSDLKILYTRLGKDALTAAMLIDAFGWVLFALFIPYSHEGGKPLLSVICTLLFIVFCFCVVRPILARVVEHRMRSESWNSSNLLDVMIGLFVCAYITDLLGAHHTVGAFVYGLILPSGKFADLLLEMLDDFVAAIIVPVYFASFGFRLNLESIWSENHTVLLPLFMVFLLAIPKILSSLLVSVYYGMSLRDGVGLGLLLNTKGIMAVILISIAWDKSILDPYAFTIMILAVLFMTTVVSPFINAIYKPKLRFKQTQQRTVQKLWSEAELRVAACVHNSHQALGMIYVLEATNATRTSPLHVSVLHLVELTRRGTGLLVAQIDNSNVQAGSSEGQYGSQEEFETICNALIEFGEEYKAVRFDTSSIVATYDTIHQDIYNVTEEKRANLILLPFHKQLSSGELVTTNTAFCDINKNVLQAPPCSVGILVNRGLRSLSTATMSIIVIFIGGPDDREALSVAWRMASHSATKLHLIRLLVSGTEVEEGKVFQNDSSEVLSTEMDSVMQKELDDEHIFHFRHKGLHNNDSIAYSEMELMLETGEETPLILNEIDKKGCDLYILGQGSGKNYTVFQRLLEWCDSPELGVMGDILASTSFGSNSSLLVVQQYTMERKSKLRCRSIYHTNNISDEIL from the exons ATGACAAGTGAAGGGAACGTTACTCAGAACTACATCCCAGAACTTGCATGTTACAATACAACATTTGATCTTAACAACAAAATCTGGAGGAGTGATAATGTCATTTCAGAACGTGTTCCTCTTCTGTCTATTCAAATTGCCTACAACGTCCTTGCCTCTAGTTTTTTTCACCACATCCTCAAGCAATTCCACCTACCTCTTACGGTTGCCCAGATGCTT GGTGGTGTGCTTTTGAGTTCATCATTTTTGGGAAGAATCCCTGGAGTTTTTCAAATGATTTACCGACCAGAAGGAATCATGACTGTTGAAACCTTTGCAAATGTTGGAATCATGTACTATGTGTTCCTTACTGGGTTGGAAATGAACAGTGACACCATCTTGAGATCAAGCAAGCAGGCTGTAATCATTGCTGTTGCGAGCATTCTGATTCCAACATTGGTTGGAGCTGGTTTTCTTACTCTACAGCATGACTTAGCAGGTGGATCAAGCCTTCCGCTCACTGTTAAAGGGTATATGTTTTGGTGTGCAATTCTTTCTGTGACTAGTTTTCCCGTCCTTGCAAGGCTCCTATCAGATCTCAAGATCCTCTACACAAGGCTTGGAAAAGATGCCTTAACAGCAGCCATGCTAATCGATGCATTTGGTTGGGTTTTGTTCGCACTCTTCATTCCCTATTCCCACGAGGGTGGAAAACCACTCCTCTCCGTAATTTGCACATTGTTGTTCATTGTGTTCTGCTTCTGCGTGGTGCGTCCAATCCTGGCTCGTGTGGTTGAACACAGAATGAGGTCTGAGTCATGGAACTCCTCAAATTTGTTGGATGTGATGATAGGACTTTTTGTTTGCGCATACATCACAGACTTGCTTGGTGCACACCATACTGTTGGGGCCTTTGTGTATGGACTAATTTTGCCCAGTGGGAAGTTTGCTGATTTGTTGTTGGAAATGTTGGATGATTTTGTCGCTGCAATTATCGTTCCTGTCTACTTTGCCAGCTTTGGCTTTAGACTAAACCTGGAGTCAATTTGGTCTGAAAACCACACAGTGTTGCTTCCTCTCTTCATGGTGTTCTTGTTAGCCATCCCAAAAATTTTGAGCTCTTTGTTGGTCAGTGTCTACTATGGTATGTCTTTAAGAGATGGAGTTGGCCTTGGATTGCTCCTCAACACCAAGGGCATCATGGCAGTGATTCTTATAAGCATTGCCTGGGACAAAAGT ATTTTGGACCCATATGCTTTCACAATCATGATCCTTGCAGTACTATTCATGACTACGGTGGTATCTCCCTTTATCAATGCCATCTACAAGCCGAAACTTCGGTTCAAGCAGACCCAGCAAAGGACTGTGCAGAAATTGTGGAGTGAAGCAGAACTTCGAGTTGCAGCTTGTGTCCACAACTCCCACCAAGCCCTTGGCATGATCTATGTTCTTGAAGCCACAAATGCCACCAGAACTTCCCCCTTACATGTCTCAGTCCTTCACCTTGTGGAACTCACAAGACGCGGCACTGGCCTTCTTGTGGCACAAATCGACAACTCAAATGTTCAAGCGGGTTCCTCTGAAGGCCAGTATGGATCACAAGAAGAGTTTGAGACCATATGCAATGCATTGATCGAGTTTGGGGAGGAATACAAAGCTGTGAGATTTGACACATCAAGCATTGTTGCAACCTATGACACAATCCATCAGGATATATACAATGTCACAGAAGAGAAACGTGCAAACCTTATTCTCCTCCCATTCCACAAACAACTAAGCTCGGGAGAGTTGGTAACAACCAACACTGCTTTCTGTGACATTAACAAGAACGTGTTGCAGGCACCACCTTGTTCTGTGGGAATCCTCGTTAACCGTGGACTCAGATCATTGTCTACTGCAACAATGAGCATCATTGTGATCTTCATCGGGGGGCCTGATGATCGGGAAGCCTTGTCGGTCGCATGGAGAATGGCATCACATTCAGCCACAAAGTTGCATTTGATTAGGCTTCTGGTGTCAGGTACTGAGGTTGAAGAAGGAAAAGTATTCCAAAATGATTCCAGTGAAGTGTTATCTACAGAGATGGACAGTGTTATGCAGAAAGAGCTTGATGATGAACACATATTTCACTTCAGGCACAAAGGGTTGCACAACAATGACTCCATCGCATACTCAGAGATGGAACTGATGTTAGAAACTGGTGAAGAGACTCCTTTGATCCTGAATGAGATAGACAAAAAAGGGTGTGACTTGTACATTTTGGGACAAGGGAGTGGCAAGAACTACACAGTTTTTCAAAGGTTGTTGGAATGGTGTGACAGCCCTGAACTTGGGGTCATGGGTGACATTTTAGCTTCAACTAGTTTTGGCTCAAACTCATCACTGCTTGTTGTGCAGCAATACACCATGGAGAGAAAGTCTAAACTTCGTTGTCGCAGTATATATCACACTAATAACATCTCTGAtgaaattttgtga
- the LOC114189749 gene encoding pentatricopeptide repeat-containing protein At2g32630-like, whose translation MCSHRALSRFLTSLPLNNEHLQLAHNITQNLLNSTHFKPHSAIPCIAPHVTYYVLSDPSLPPRSCLSFFNFLTAQNPQKPDLKAHLILLYRLFSAKKFASMRPLLDSLVTNVEIKHPVRGFVSLVDECESQFGSESESGSESNFVEKLCDMLFRVCADNRMFREAIEVFDYVMAKGLVIEGRSCFVLLLALKRCKEVEFCVRFFHRMVECGRVDIGVQSLTLVVDVLCKRGDIERGKKLMKEMAERDIVKPTVFTYNTLLNACVVRKDRKGVEEILGFMESEGVLPCLITYTILIEWYASSGRIGEAEKVFEEMRERNMQMDVYVYTSMISWNCRAGNVRRASALFDEMIWKGIVPNTHTFGAMISGMCKAGQMEAAEILLEEMQIKGVDLNVVIFNMMMDGYCKRGMMDEAFRLQVIMERKGFEADVFTYSTLASGLCKLHRYEEAKRTLNLMVEKGVAPNVVTCTTLIEIYCKEGNLAEAERILGNMDKEGMVPNIVTYNTLIDAYSKKEKIKQAHVLKSEMIGKGIVPDVFTYTSLIHGECIVNRVDEALKLFSEMLVKGIKGSVKTYTAIIYGLSKEGRADEAFEFYDEMMRMGLAPDDRVFAALVGSLHKVSFPAKQNEWCTENRLS comes from the coding sequence ATGTGTTCTCACAGGGCTCTTTCGAGATTCCTCACCTCTCTCCCTTTAAACAATGAACATCTTCAACTCGCTCATAACATAACCCAAAACCTTCTCAACTCCACCCATTTCAAACCTCACTCTGCGATCCCATGCATCGCACCTCACGTCACTTACTATGTCCTCTCCGACCCATCTCTTCCTCCTCGCTCATGCTTATCCTTCTTCAACTTCCTCACAGCACAAAACCCCCAAAAACCAGACCTCAAAGCTCACCTGATCCTCCTCTATAGGCTCTTTTCAGCCAAAAAATTTGCATCAATGAGACCCCTTTTGGATTCCCTTGTCACCAATGTGGAAATCAAACACCCTGTTCGTGGGTTTGTTTCTCTAGTTGATGAATgtgaatctcaatttggaagTGAAAGTGAAAGTGGGAGTGAATCAAATTTTGTGGAGAAACTATGTGACATGTTGTTCAGGGTGTGTGCTGATAACAGGATGTTTAGAGAGGCAATTGAGGTGTTTGATTATGTAATGGCAAAGGGGTTGGTGATAGAGGGTAGGTCTTGCTTTGTGCTTTTGCTTGCTTTGAAGAGATGTAAAGAGGTGGAGTTCTGTGTGAGGTTCTTTCATCGGATGGTGGAGTGTGGCCGCGTTGATATTGGGGTTCAGTCTTTGACTCTTGTGGTTGATGTGTTGTGTAAAAGAGGAGATATCGAGAGGGGTAAGAAGTTGATGAAGGAGATGGCTGAGAGAGACATTGTGAAGCCGACGGTTTTTACTTATAATACATTGTTGAATGCTTGTGTTGTGAGGAAGGATAGAAAAGGGGTTGAGGAGATACTGGGGTTTATGGAGAGTGAGGGAGTGCTGCCTTGTTTGATTACGTATACTATTTTGATTGAGTGGTATGCGAGTTCCGGGAGAATTGGGGAGGCTGAGAAGGTGTTTGAGGAAATGCGTGAGAGGAACATGCAGATGGATGTTTATGTCTACACGTCGATGATAAGTTGGAATTGTAGGGCGGGAAATGTTAGAAGGGCGTCGGCTTTGTTTGATGAGATGATTTGGAAAGGCATTGTTCCGAATACTCATACTTTCGGGGCGATGATTAGCGGAATGTGCAAGGCGGGGCAAATGGAAGCTGCAGAAATCTTGTTGGAAGAGATGCAGATTAAGGGGGTTGATCTGAATGTGGTGATATTTAACATGATGATGGATGGTTATTGTAAAAGAGGGATGATGGATGAAGCTTTCAGGCTGCAAGTTATCATGGAAAGGAAAGGATTTGAAGCTGATGTGTTTACATACAGCACTCTTGCTAGTGGGCTATGTAAATTGCATAGGTATGAAGAAGCCAAGAGGACCCTAAATTTGATGGTGGAGAAAGGAGTGGCTCCGAACGTTGTGACTTGCACTACTTTAATTGAGATATATTGTAAGGAAGGAAATCTTGCAGAAGCTGAGAGGATCTTAGGGAATATGGATAAAGAGGGAATGGTGCCTAATATTGTTACATATAATACTCTAATAGATGCATAtagcaagaaagaaaaaataaagcaagCTCATGTGTTGAAATCTGAAATGATAGGGAAGGGAATAGTGCCAGATGTATTTACATACACATCACTGATACATGGGGAATGTATAGTTAACAGGGTAGACGAGGCTCTGAAGCTTTTCAGTGAAATGTTGGTAAAGGGCATAAAAGGAAGCGTAAAGACATATACAGCAATTATTTATGGTTTATCCAAGGAAGGGAGAGCAGATGAAGCTTTTGAGTTTTATGATGAGATGATGAGAATGGGTCTAGCACCTGATGATAGAGTTTTTGCTGCACTTGTTGGTAGTCTGCATAAAGTCAGTTTTCCCGCGAAACAAAATGAGTGGTGCACGGAAAATAGACTCTCCTGA